From Primulina huaijiensis isolate GDHJ02 chromosome 15, ASM1229523v2, whole genome shotgun sequence, one genomic window encodes:
- the LOC140958790 gene encoding protein SPEAR1-like, translating to MGSNYFGSDANGRSCVAGMSSSSRSKGKKNGSDKPKRPQRGLGVAQLEKIRLHDQMECNYLPTFHNPFAQNFIQEDMGLQTSPSSPSYGFPGSYRAMMGLPDFEGATTYGESQPSNVARTWQPGNAGLKNHHFVLPNSMTRSFFDHGVEGSFNRKKKEVGPDLFAYTKQNSDHQSSNSQDIDLELRL from the exons atggGAAGCAACTATTTTGGATCGGATGCAAATGGTAGATCATGTGTAGCAGGAATGTCTTCATCGTCGAGATCAAAAGGGAAAAAGAACGGTTCGGATAAGCCTAAAAGGCCACAGAGAGGACTTGGAGTTGCTCAGCTTGAGAAGATTAGATTACATGATCAGATGGAATGCAATTATCTTCCTACATTTCATAACCCTTTTGCCCAAAATTTCATTCAG GAGGACATGGGATTGCAAACTTCGCCGTCTTCGCCTTCTTATGGTTTTCCGGGATCATACCGAGCAATG atGGGATTGCCAGATTTTGAAGGGGCAACCACGTATGGGGAATCCCAACCCAGCAATGTTGCAAG AACATGGCAACCAGGCAATGCAGGCTTAAAAAACCATCATTTTGTGCTGCCAAATAGCATGACTAGATCTTTTTTCGACCACGGAGTCGAG GGATCATTCAACAGAAAGAAGAAGGAAGTCGGGCCCGATTTGTTTGCCTATACTAAACAAAATTCTGATCATCAATCTTCAAATTCTCAAGATATAGATCTGGAGCTCAGGCTTTGA
- the LOC140959946 gene encoding probable xyloglucan endotransglucosylase/hydrolase protein 26 — MAKSAVLRLPFLVLFSIVSIYLSLVEGKFKNTMFCNWGAHHSSLQGNGDDVTLVLDQESGSGIESNTTFLFGTFEMQIKLVPGNSAGTVTAYYLSSIGEKHDEIDFEFLGNVSGQPYTIHTNIFSQGCGGREQQFHPWFDPIADFHNYTIYWSPSQVIWYVDRVPIRVYNNYLKDGIPFPNLQEMRVYSSLWNADSWATRGGLDKIDWQNAPFVAELRNFKASAYNYDERPPPSMNIIEYDTMIYRSELDEDEHGAMKALRKKHMIYDYCKDVKRFRGLFPGDCFMPQY; from the exons ATGGCGAAATCTGCTGTCTTGCGCTTACCGTTTCTCGTATTGTTTTCTATAGTGTCGATATATTTAAGTTTGGTGGAGGGTAAGTTCAAGAACACGATGTTCTGTAACTGGGGAGCTCACCATTCTTCTTTACAGGGGAATGGGGACGATGTTACTCTAGTCCTGGATCAAGAATCCG GTTCTGGAATAGAATCCAATACAACATTTCTATTTGGAACTTTTGAGATGCAGATAAAATTGGTGCCTGGAAACTCAGCCGGAACCGTCACAGCTTACTAT TTGTCTTCCATTGGTGAAAAACACGATGAAATAGACTTTGAATTTCTAGGAAACGTATCGGGACAGCCCTACACCATCCATACAAACATATTTTCTCAAGGATGCGGCGGCAGAGAACAGCAGTTTCATCCATGGTTCGACCCAATTGCGGACTTCCACAACTACACCATATATTGGAGCCCATCTCAAGTAAT atgGTATGTTGACAGAGTCCCCATAAGGGTATACAATAACTATCTGAAAGATGGAATCCCATTCCCAAATCTTCAAGAGATGAGGGTATACTCCAGTCTTTGGAACGCCGATAGCTGGGCAACACGAGGTGGGCTTGACAAAATTGATTGGCAAAACGCCCCCTTCGTAGCCGAGCTGCGCAATTTTAAAGCAAGTGCGTACAACTATGATGAGAGACCGCCCCCAAGTATGAATATTATCGAGTATGATACGATGATTTACCGCTCAGAGCTGGATGAAGACGAGCACGGAGCAATGAAAGCACTCAGAAAGAAACATATGATATACGATTACTGCAAAGATGTGAAACGATTCCGTGGACTATTTCCTGGAGATTGTTTCATGCCACAATACTGA
- the LOC140960065 gene encoding E3 ubiquitin-protein ligase ATL42-like, translated as MKQHLSMRTISFLLFHFIFFIQNTNSQNQEDSYSSQDSVTNFQPSVAVVIGMLSVVFTLTFVLLLYAKFCHRQSPGSGAAEQTRDWLVPSRTHASGTEKTVIESLPFFRFSMLMGSREGLECAVCLSKFDDIEILRLLPKCKHAFHVDCIDNWLEKHSSCPLCRQKVGRNDLSQMAYSNSFRFLWNQTESREESSLEVCVQREEDHSRSSFEKGKNKEEDIISRPIQESTDSEDQNKLTLHRFNHKIVVSDASVVIKNRWSNVSPSDIMSLNSEMINDVTSSRFTFPDSGNDIRITNTQQEMGKFERKYSTSDSYKQNYKNSGFDSKAILNTNKRSMSEIIVHPRSIELGNVRDHTSFVSETNTKEERMTRLWLPIARKTMHSLANRETKAPHTSLQT; from the coding sequence ATGAAACAACACTTGAGCATGAGGACTATATCCTTTCTCCTTTTCCATTTCATTTTCTTCATCCAAAACACCAATTCACAAAATCAAGAAGACTCTTACAGCTCACAAGATTCAGTCACCAATTTTCAACCAAGTGTAGCAGTTGTGATTGGCATGCTTTCTGTTGTTTTTACCTTAACTTTTGTCCTCCTTCTTTATGCCAAATTCTGTCACCGGCAGTCCCCCGGCTCGGGCGCAGCCGAACAAACTCGAGATTGGCTGGTTCCGTCGAGGACTCATGCCTCAGGGACAGAAAAGACAGTGATCGAGTCTCTACCTTTCTTTCGGTTTTCTATGCTAATGGGCTCGAGAGAAGGCCTGGAATGCGCGGTTTGTCTCTCGAAATTCGATGATATCGAGATACTTAGGCTGCTGCCTAAGTGCAAGCATGCGTTTCACGTCGATTGTATTGATAACTGGCTTGAAAAACATTCGAGCTGTCCTCTTTGCAGGCAAAAGGTGGGGAGAAATGACCTTTCACAAATGGCCTATTCGAACAGTTTTCGATTTCTATGGAATCAAACTGAGTCGAGAGAAGAATCCAGTCTAGAGGTTTGTGTTCAAAGAGAGGAGGATCATTCAAGAAGTAGCTTTGAAAAAGGCAAGAATAAGGAGGAGGATATTATATCGCGACCGATACAAGAAAGCACAGATTCGGAGGATCAAAACAAGTTAACTCTCCACAGATTCAACCACAAGATTGTTGTCTCTGATGCTTCTGTAGTGATCAAGAATCGTTGGAGCAACGTCAGCCCTTCCGACATTATGTCTCTGAATTCAGAGATGATTAATGATGTAACAAGTTCAAGATTTACTTTTCCGGATTCGGGAAATGATATTCGGATAACAAATACTCAACAAGAGATGGGAAAGTTTGAGAGGAAATATTCAACTTCAGATTCTTATAAACAAAACTACAAAAATTCGGGTTTCGATTCGAAAGCAATTTTGAACACAAACAAGAGATCAATGTCTGAGATAATAGTTCATCCAAGATCTATTGAGTTGGGGAATGTTAGAGATCATACTTCATTTGTTTCGGAGACTAATACAAAGGAGGAAAGAATGACAAGGCTTTGGCTTCCAATTGCGAGAAAAACAATGCATTCGCTCGCAAATAGAGAAACAAAGGCGCCTCACACTAGCCTGCAAACATAA
- the LOC140958371 gene encoding dolichyl-diphosphooligosaccharide--protein glycosyltransferase subunit STT3A-like isoform X2, which yields MAAPETPQMSTLRYAFGNVLSIFILLLIGVLAFSIRLFSVIKYESVIHEFDPYFNYRVTQYLIKTGVYDFWNWFDDRTWYPLGRVIGGTVYPGLTLTAGALWKILNSLNIPLSVETVCVFTAPIFSAFASWAAYLLTKEVKGVGAGLTAAALLAMVPSYISRSVAGSYDNEAVAIFALIFTFYLYVKTLNTGSLFYATLNAMAYFYMVCSWGGYTFIINLIPMHVLLCIVTGRYSSRLYIAYAPLVVLGTLLASLVPVVGFNAVMTSEHFASFLVFLVIHVVALVYYVKGILTPQMFKVAVTLIVSVGLIVCVAVLAVLIALVASSPTKGWSGRSLSLLDPTYASKYIPIIASVSEHQPPTWPSYFMDINVLAFLVPAGIIACFSPLSDASSFAVLYIVTSVYFSGVMVRLMLVLAPAACIISGIALSEAFDVLTRSIKYQFHEKTENPQLNAGDTSNNSRTDDVKMEKSEDSLKERSSRKNKKKAKETEKSSVISRIEQRLLVLPFEASLIAIFLLVLLGAFYVVHSVWAAAEAYSAPSIVLTSRSHDGLHVFDDFREAYGWLRHNTEVDDKVASWWDYGYQTTAMANRTVIVDNNTWNNTHIATVGTAMSSPEKAAWEIFNSLDVKYVLVVFGGLVGYPSDDINKFLWMVRIGGGVFPHIKEPDYLRDGQYRIDSQATPTMLNCLMYKLSYYRFVETDGKGYDRVRHTEIGKKYFKLTHFEEVFTTHHWMVRIYKLKPPRNRIRGKTKKSKTVIIPKRSGAKKNPWH from the exons ATGGCGGCGCCGGAGACCCCGCAAATGTCGACCTTACGTTACGCTTTCGGAAATGTGTTGTCGATCTTTATTCTGTTGCTCATCGGCGTTCTGGCTTTCTCAATCCGTCTCTTTTCC GTGATTAAGTACGAGAGTGTAATTCATGAATTTGATCCGTATTTCAACTATAGAGTGACTCAG TATCTTATAAAAACTGGAGTATATGACTTTTGGAATTGGTTTGATGACCGGACATG GTATCCGCTAGGGCGGGTGATTGGAGGTACTGTCTACCCAGGTCTTACATTGACTGCTGGCGCATTATGGAA GATATTGAACTCATTGAATATCCCTTTGTCTGTGGAGACTGTCTGTGTGTTCACTGCACCTATTTTTTCAGCGTTTGCTTCTTGGGCTGCATACCTTTTGACAAAG GAAGTCAAAGGTGTTGGAGCTGGACTGACTGCTGCAGCACTTTTGGCCATG GTTCCATCATATATATCTCGGTCTGTGGCTGGAAGCTATGACAATGAAGCTGTAGCTATATTTGCTTTGATCTTCACTTTCTATCTCTATGTAAAG ACATTGAACACAGGATCTCTTTTTTATGCTACACTAAATGCAATGGCGTACTTTTACATG GTTTGCTCTTGGGGAGGGTATACGTTTATTATAAATCTTATTCCAATGCATGTGCTTCTGTGCATTGTTACTGGTCGCTACTCTTCACGCCTCTATATTGCCTATGCTCCACTT GTCGTCTTGGGGACATTATTGGCATCTTTGGTGCCAGTTGTAGGTTTTAATGCTGTCATGACATCAGAGCATTTTGCATCATTTTTA GTTTTCTTAGTAATACATGTTGTAGCTCTTGTATATTACGTCAAAGGAATCCTCACTCCCCAAATGTTCAAAGTAGCTGTTACTCTAATCGTATCAGTGGGCCT GATTGTCTGTGTTGCTGTTTTAGCTGTACTAATAGCATTGGTAGCTTCCAGCCCTACAAAAGGTTGGAGCGGAAGAAGTCTGAGCCTTCTGGATCC AACATATGCAAGCAAGTACATACCAATTATAGCCAGTGTTAGCGAGCATCAACCTCCTACGTGGCCGTCCTACTTTATGGATATCAACGTTTTGGCATTTTTGGTTCCAGCTGGCATTATT GCGTGCTTTTCACCACTCTCTGATGCTAGCTCTTTCGCAGTCCTTTATATAGTTACATCAGTATATTTTTCTGGTGTCATG GTGCGCTTAATGCTTGTGCTAGCTCCAGCAGCTTGCATAATTTCTGGAATTGCTCTTTCTGAGGCTTTTGATGTTCTTACTCGATCCATTAAATATCAGTTCCATGAAAAAACAGAAAACCCCCAGCTCAAT GCAGGGGATACTAGTAACAATTCACGAACTGATGACGTGAAGATGGAGAAAAGTGAAGATTCATTAAAGGAACGATCTTCAagaaagaacaagaagaaagcaAAAGAGACAGAGAAGTCTTCTGTCATATCCCGGATTGAACAGAGGCTTTTGGTTTTACCTTTTGAAGCTTCTCTGATTGCTATCTTCTTACTTGTCTTGCTGGGTGCGTTTTATGTG GTCCATTCTGTCTGGGCTGCGGCTGAGGCTTATTCTGCGCCCTCTATTGTGCTGACATCTCGTTCTCATGATGGCCTTCACGTCTTTGATGACTTTAGAGAGGCTTATGGTTGGTTGCGCCATAACACTGAGGTGGATGATAAA GTTGCATCATGGTGGGATTATGGTTACCAAACTACTGCTATGGCTAACCGTACTGTTATTGTTGACAATAATACCTGGAACAACACTCATATTGCAACTGTTGGTACCGCCATGTCCTCTCCTGAAAAGGCAGCATGGGAAATTTTCAACTCATTGGATGTAAAATATGTTCTTGTCGTTTTTGGAG GCCTTGTTGGTTACCCAAGTGATGACATCAATAAGTTCTTGTGGATGGTTCGAATAGGAGGAGGTGTATTTCCTCACATAAAGGAACCTGATTATTTG AGAGATGGTCAGTACCGGATAGATTCTCAAGCCACTCCAACTATGCTAAACTGTCTCATGTACAAACTTTCATATTACAG GTTTGTAGAGACAGATGGAAAGGGCTATGACAGGGTGAGACATACTGAAATtgggaaaaaatatttcaaacttaCCCACTTTGAAGAG GTATTCACCACTCACCATTGGATGGTCCGGATATACAAATTAAAACCGCCAAGGAATAGAATTCGTGGGAAGACCAAGAAATCAAAGACGGTTA TTATCCCAAAAAGAAGTGGAGCAAAGAAAAATCCCTGGCATTAG
- the LOC140958371 gene encoding dolichyl-diphosphooligosaccharide--protein glycosyltransferase subunit STT3A-like isoform X1: MAAPETPQMSTLRYAFGNVLSIFILLLIGVLAFSIRLFSVIKYESVIHEFDPYFNYRVTQYLIKTGVYDFWNWFDDRTWYPLGRVIGGTVYPGLTLTAGALWKILNSLNIPLSVETVCVFTAPIFSAFASWAAYLLTKEVKGVGAGLTAAALLAMVPSYISRSVAGSYDNEAVAIFALIFTFYLYVKTLNTGSLFYATLNAMAYFYMVCSWGGYTFIINLIPMHVLLCIVTGRYSSRLYIAYAPLVVLGTLLASLVPVVGFNAVMTSEHFASFLVFLVIHVVALVYYVKGILTPQMFKVAVTLIVSVGLIVCVAVLAVLIALVASSPTKGWSGRSLSLLDPTYASKYIPIIASVSEHQPPTWPSYFMDINVLAFLVPAGIIACFSPLSDASSFAVLYIVTSVYFSGVMVRLMLVLAPAACIISGIALSEAFDVLTRSIKYQFHEKTENPQLNAGDTSNNSRTDDVKMEKSEDSLKERSSRKNKKKAKETEKSSVISRIEQRLLVLPFEASLIAIFLLVLLGAFYVVHSVWAAAEAYSAPSIVLTSRSHDGLHVFDDFREAYGWLRHNTEVDDKVASWWDYGYQTTAMANRTVIVDNNTWNNTHIATVGTAMSSPEKAAWEIFNSLDVKYVLVVFGGLVGYPSDDINKFLWMVRIGGGVFPHIKEPDYLRDGQYRIDSQATPTMLNCLMYKLSYYRFVETDGKGYDRVRHTEIGKKYFKLTHFEEVFTTHHWMVRIYKLKPPRNRIRGKTKKSKTQKVIPKRSGAKKNPWH; the protein is encoded by the exons ATGGCGGCGCCGGAGACCCCGCAAATGTCGACCTTACGTTACGCTTTCGGAAATGTGTTGTCGATCTTTATTCTGTTGCTCATCGGCGTTCTGGCTTTCTCAATCCGTCTCTTTTCC GTGATTAAGTACGAGAGTGTAATTCATGAATTTGATCCGTATTTCAACTATAGAGTGACTCAG TATCTTATAAAAACTGGAGTATATGACTTTTGGAATTGGTTTGATGACCGGACATG GTATCCGCTAGGGCGGGTGATTGGAGGTACTGTCTACCCAGGTCTTACATTGACTGCTGGCGCATTATGGAA GATATTGAACTCATTGAATATCCCTTTGTCTGTGGAGACTGTCTGTGTGTTCACTGCACCTATTTTTTCAGCGTTTGCTTCTTGGGCTGCATACCTTTTGACAAAG GAAGTCAAAGGTGTTGGAGCTGGACTGACTGCTGCAGCACTTTTGGCCATG GTTCCATCATATATATCTCGGTCTGTGGCTGGAAGCTATGACAATGAAGCTGTAGCTATATTTGCTTTGATCTTCACTTTCTATCTCTATGTAAAG ACATTGAACACAGGATCTCTTTTTTATGCTACACTAAATGCAATGGCGTACTTTTACATG GTTTGCTCTTGGGGAGGGTATACGTTTATTATAAATCTTATTCCAATGCATGTGCTTCTGTGCATTGTTACTGGTCGCTACTCTTCACGCCTCTATATTGCCTATGCTCCACTT GTCGTCTTGGGGACATTATTGGCATCTTTGGTGCCAGTTGTAGGTTTTAATGCTGTCATGACATCAGAGCATTTTGCATCATTTTTA GTTTTCTTAGTAATACATGTTGTAGCTCTTGTATATTACGTCAAAGGAATCCTCACTCCCCAAATGTTCAAAGTAGCTGTTACTCTAATCGTATCAGTGGGCCT GATTGTCTGTGTTGCTGTTTTAGCTGTACTAATAGCATTGGTAGCTTCCAGCCCTACAAAAGGTTGGAGCGGAAGAAGTCTGAGCCTTCTGGATCC AACATATGCAAGCAAGTACATACCAATTATAGCCAGTGTTAGCGAGCATCAACCTCCTACGTGGCCGTCCTACTTTATGGATATCAACGTTTTGGCATTTTTGGTTCCAGCTGGCATTATT GCGTGCTTTTCACCACTCTCTGATGCTAGCTCTTTCGCAGTCCTTTATATAGTTACATCAGTATATTTTTCTGGTGTCATG GTGCGCTTAATGCTTGTGCTAGCTCCAGCAGCTTGCATAATTTCTGGAATTGCTCTTTCTGAGGCTTTTGATGTTCTTACTCGATCCATTAAATATCAGTTCCATGAAAAAACAGAAAACCCCCAGCTCAAT GCAGGGGATACTAGTAACAATTCACGAACTGATGACGTGAAGATGGAGAAAAGTGAAGATTCATTAAAGGAACGATCTTCAagaaagaacaagaagaaagcaAAAGAGACAGAGAAGTCTTCTGTCATATCCCGGATTGAACAGAGGCTTTTGGTTTTACCTTTTGAAGCTTCTCTGATTGCTATCTTCTTACTTGTCTTGCTGGGTGCGTTTTATGTG GTCCATTCTGTCTGGGCTGCGGCTGAGGCTTATTCTGCGCCCTCTATTGTGCTGACATCTCGTTCTCATGATGGCCTTCACGTCTTTGATGACTTTAGAGAGGCTTATGGTTGGTTGCGCCATAACACTGAGGTGGATGATAAA GTTGCATCATGGTGGGATTATGGTTACCAAACTACTGCTATGGCTAACCGTACTGTTATTGTTGACAATAATACCTGGAACAACACTCATATTGCAACTGTTGGTACCGCCATGTCCTCTCCTGAAAAGGCAGCATGGGAAATTTTCAACTCATTGGATGTAAAATATGTTCTTGTCGTTTTTGGAG GCCTTGTTGGTTACCCAAGTGATGACATCAATAAGTTCTTGTGGATGGTTCGAATAGGAGGAGGTGTATTTCCTCACATAAAGGAACCTGATTATTTG AGAGATGGTCAGTACCGGATAGATTCTCAAGCCACTCCAACTATGCTAAACTGTCTCATGTACAAACTTTCATATTACAG GTTTGTAGAGACAGATGGAAAGGGCTATGACAGGGTGAGACATACTGAAATtgggaaaaaatatttcaaacttaCCCACTTTGAAGAG GTATTCACCACTCACCATTGGATGGTCCGGATATACAAATTAAAACCGCCAAGGAATAGAATTCGTGGGAAGACCAAGAAATCAAAGACG CAAAAAGTTATCCCAAAAAGAAGTGGAGCAAAGAAAAATCCCTGGCATTAG
- the LOC140960454 gene encoding uncharacterized protein, which translates to MSWKQAKIWPSIKPCWSSNRLLPPLFPEHNSSKPSNHGIRSFIASRHRSQEFSRHSAAIKSEVETCIDREVVSSSKKTLSELRSFEDVSSLSVIDEDKLCDKMSILEERISRGFDINLQDLLLRSGIFSELVWLLCSPNFSKMVREKAASSLQSLVLFNKDVFVGSVLVGGSVKALVSMDSLCSLQVLSSLIKAIKSPLVDEIESCGGILKIVGYLSSEDMEMRIMALDCIMEIGYFGRKEAVEVMLKAGLIKRLVELQRSAVTADGSETKLERRRHHQHQPFASCVARFAVQLEVGEGLRQREKRAFKLQILDKVRECCVSDAESATIVAEVLWGSTP; encoded by the exons ATGAGTTGGAAGCAAGCCAAGATTTGGCCGTCGATAAAGCCTTGCTGGAGCTCCAATCGGCTTCTACCTCCATTATTTCCG GAGCACAACAGCTCCAAACCATCAAATCACGGTATCAGATCTTTCATAGCTAGTCGTCACAGATCGCAAGAGTTTTCGAGACACTCGGCGGCCATCAAATCGGAAGTTGAGACTTGTATTGATCGCGAAGTTGTGTCCAGTTCGAAAAAAACTCTGTCGGAGTTGCGTTCTTTCGAAGATGTTTCGTCTCTGTCTGTGATTGACGAGGACAAATTGTGTGATAAAATGTCTATCTTGGAAGAGAGGATATCTCGTGGTTTTGACATAAATTTGCAGGACTTGCTTTTGAGATCAGGGATTTTTTCGGAGCTCGTATGGCTGTTGTGCAGTCCAAATTTCTCGAAAATGGTTCGCGAAAAGGCGGCGAGTTCCTTGCAAAGCTTGGTGCTTTTCAATAAAGATGTGTTCGTGGGATCAGTATTGGTCGGTGGAAGCGTGAAAGCTTTAGTTTCAATGGATTCTTTATGTTCTTTACAAGTCCTGTCGTCGCTGATTAAGGCAATTAAAAGCCCTTTGGTGGATGAAATTGAGTCATGCGGCGGAATCTTGAAGATTGTAGGCTATCTATCATCTGAAGATATGGAAATGAGAATCATGGCTTTGGATTGCATAATGGAAATCGGTTATTTTGGTCGGAAGGAGGCGGTGGAAGTTATGTTGAAAGCCGGGTTGATAAAGAGGCTGGTGGAACTACAGCGGAGTGCTGTGACTGCTGATGGGTCTGAGACAAAGTTGGAGAGGAGGCGGCACCATCAGCATCAGCCATTTGCAAGCTGTGTGGCACGATTTGCGGTGCAGTTGGAGGTCGGAGAAGGATTAAGGCAGCGGGAGAAACGGGCCTTCAAGCTGCAAATATTGGACAAAGTTAGGGAGTGTTGTGTCTCCGATGCCGAATCTGCCACCATTGTGGCTGAGGTACTGTGGGGATCTACTCCTTGA